A stretch of Halarsenatibacter silvermanii DNA encodes these proteins:
- the ftsY gene encoding signal recognition particle-docking protein FtsY encodes MFNFFGSDDEEDKTEESEQNSAEVEDDILQEEEDERSLFGRLKDGLKKSRRGFVDKLGSIFTGRSAIDEELYEELEETLIRADVGVQTTMDLISELKDYQKEEEIEEPEELYEVFQDRIREILQGGDDILVPWDGLEVLMVVGVNGSGKTTTIAKLANRYKNKGNEVLLAAGDTFRAGAIEQIETWGRRLGIDVISQQEGADAAAVAYDAVQAARSRETDLLIVDTAGRLHTQKNLMQELEKVRRVIGREAGEENVEVLLVLDATTGQNALHQAEKFDEAVDVDGIALTKLDGTASGGIVVAVRNELGLPIRFIGVGEQAADLQNFDPDSFVEALFTEED; translated from the coding sequence ATGTTCAATTTTTTCGGCAGCGATGATGAAGAGGATAAAACGGAAGAGAGCGAGCAGAATTCAGCAGAGGTCGAGGATGACATTCTCCAGGAAGAGGAGGATGAGCGCAGCCTTTTCGGGCGGCTTAAGGATGGCCTGAAAAAATCCCGCCGGGGTTTTGTCGATAAACTCGGCAGTATCTTCACCGGCCGCAGCGCCATAGATGAGGAACTGTATGAAGAGCTGGAGGAGACCCTGATCAGAGCCGATGTGGGAGTACAGACGACGATGGATCTCATCTCGGAGCTTAAAGATTATCAAAAGGAAGAAGAAATCGAGGAGCCGGAAGAGCTTTACGAGGTTTTTCAGGATCGCATCAGGGAGATACTCCAGGGCGGAGATGATATACTTGTGCCCTGGGACGGGCTTGAGGTTTTGATGGTGGTCGGCGTCAACGGTTCCGGAAAGACCACCACCATAGCCAAACTGGCCAACAGATATAAAAACAAGGGCAATGAGGTGCTTTTAGCGGCCGGCGACACCTTCAGAGCCGGTGCTATCGAACAGATAGAAACCTGGGGCAGGCGCCTGGGCATAGATGTCATCTCCCAGCAGGAGGGCGCTGATGCAGCAGCTGTGGCTTACGATGCCGTTCAGGCAGCCCGTTCGCGTGAGACCGATCTTCTGATAGTCGATACCGCCGGGCGGCTTCATACCCAGAAAAACCTCATGCAGGAACTGGAGAAGGTGCGCAGAGTAATCGGTCGGGAGGCCGGCGAAGAGAACGTGGAGGTTCTTCTGGTGCTCGATGCCACCACCGGTCAGAATGCGCTGCACCAGGCCGAAAAATTCGATGAAGCCGTCGATGTCGACGGGATAGCCCTGACCAAGCTCGACGGCACGGCCAGCGGCGGGATAGTAGTGGCCGTCAGAAATGAACTGGGGCTGCCGATCAGATTTATCGGAGTGGGAGAGCAGGCGGCTGATCTGCAGAATTTTGATCCTGACTCCTTCGTGGAGGCACTTTTTACCGAGGAGGACTGA
- the rpsP gene encoding 30S ribosomal protein S16 produces the protein MSVKIRLKRIGKKRQASFRVVVSDSSNAPTGSFLEELGTYDPRQQPSQVEIDEDKALEWLENGAKPSNTVRSLLKDTGVWAEFIGEEN, from the coding sequence ATGTCAGTAAAAATCAGATTGAAAAGAATAGGCAAAAAACGTCAGGCTTCTTTCCGGGTGGTGGTCTCTGATTCCAGCAATGCCCCCACCGGCAGTTTTCTGGAGGAGCTGGGCACGTATGACCCCAGACAGCAGCCTTCGCAGGTAGAGATAGACGAGGACAAAGCGCTGGAATGGCTGGAAAATGGAGCCAAACCCTCCAACACAGTCCGCAGCCTGCTTAAGGATACCGGTGTCTGGGCTGAGTTCATCGGCGAAGAAAATTAA
- the ylxM gene encoding YlxM family DNA-binding protein, which produces MIAVLEKTVTLSQLFDFYGGLLTPRQQEIMRYYFYDDFSLGEIAENLDISRQGVHDHLQRAEKQLREFEEILGLLESYHDLQEETDYLLEKLKGEKPIVREERRDLIEAVKRIKNCL; this is translated from the coding sequence GTGATTGCAGTGCTGGAAAAGACGGTAACATTGAGTCAGCTCTTCGATTTTTACGGTGGGCTTTTAACCCCGCGTCAGCAGGAGATCATGAGATATTATTTCTATGATGATTTTTCATTGGGGGAGATAGCCGAAAATCTGGATATCAGCCGTCAGGGAGTACATGATCATCTGCAGAGAGCTGAAAAGCAGCTGCGCGAATTTGAAGAAATTTTAGGGCTTTTGGAGAGCTATCACGATCTGCAGGAGGAGACCGATTATCTTCTGGAGAAATTAAAAGGCGAAAAGCCCATCGTTAGGGAAGAACGCCGAGACCTGATAGAGGCAGTAAAAAGGATTAAAAACTGCCTATAG
- a CDS encoding KH domain-containing protein, protein MKEMLEIIARSIVDNPDEVAVEEKSGKKSIRLKLRVAEEDVGKVIGKQGRIARAIRRVINAAATKADKKVKVDIN, encoded by the coding sequence GTGAAAGAGATGCTCGAGATTATCGCCCGCAGCATTGTCGATAACCCCGATGAGGTCGCGGTCGAGGAAAAATCGGGAAAAAAAAGCATCCGCCTCAAACTGCGTGTGGCCGAGGAGGATGTCGGCAAGGTAATCGGCAAACAGGGTCGGATAGCCCGGGCCATCCGCAGGGTTATCAACGCCGCGGCCACCAAAGCCGATAAGAAGGTAAAGGTGGATATTAATTGA
- the ffh gene encoding signal recognition particle protein — protein MVFEGLAEKLQDTFDKLRGKGKLSEEDVKSALKEVRMSLLEADVNYRVVKDFINNIEERAVGEEVMESLTPAQQVIKIVKEELTELMGGEHQEITFADSPPTVIMLVGLQGSGKTTSAGKLANHFKKEGKSPLLVAADVYRPAAIDQLEQLGKQLDVDVFQMGDENDPVDIVKGAVSSARSHDNDIVIVDTAGRLHIDEELMDELSRIKGAVDPEEIMLVVDAMTGQDAVNVAERFTEQLDIDGMFMTKLDGDARGGAALSIREVTGRPIKYAGVGEKLNQLETFHPDRMASRILGMGDMLSLIERAEESFDEEQAKELEEKLREDEFTLEDFLDQMDQVRNMGPIDEIMGMIPGMGAANKLKDIQVEEEQLDKIQAIIQSMTEEERRDPDIIDGSRRRRIASGSGTEIQDVNRLLKQFRQTRKMMKQLNKKKDKLSGGGLPGGLNLPF, from the coding sequence ATGGTTTTTGAAGGACTGGCAGAAAAACTTCAGGATACTTTTGACAAACTGAGAGGCAAGGGCAAACTTTCCGAGGAGGACGTAAAATCGGCCTTAAAGGAAGTGCGCATGTCCCTGCTCGAAGCTGATGTCAACTACAGGGTTGTTAAGGATTTCATCAACAATATCGAGGAGAGAGCAGTTGGCGAAGAGGTGATGGAAAGTCTGACGCCGGCCCAGCAGGTCATAAAGATCGTCAAAGAAGAGCTCACTGAACTTATGGGCGGCGAACATCAGGAGATAACATTTGCCGACAGCCCGCCAACGGTCATCATGCTGGTCGGACTGCAGGGTTCAGGTAAGACGACTTCGGCCGGTAAACTGGCCAATCACTTCAAAAAGGAAGGCAAAAGTCCGCTTTTGGTGGCAGCCGATGTCTATCGACCGGCCGCCATAGACCAGCTGGAACAGCTGGGCAAACAGCTGGACGTCGATGTCTTCCAGATGGGAGATGAAAACGATCCGGTCGATATAGTCAAGGGAGCTGTCTCTTCGGCCAGATCTCATGATAACGATATAGTTATCGTGGACACAGCCGGACGTCTGCATATAGACGAGGAGCTCATGGATGAATTAAGCCGGATCAAGGGGGCTGTCGATCCCGAGGAGATCATGCTGGTCGTCGATGCCATGACCGGTCAGGATGCGGTAAATGTGGCCGAAAGATTCACCGAACAGCTCGATATAGACGGTATGTTCATGACCAAGCTCGACGGCGATGCGCGCGGTGGAGCAGCCCTCTCTATTCGAGAAGTTACCGGTCGTCCGATAAAATATGCGGGAGTCGGCGAAAAGCTCAATCAGCTGGAAACATTTCATCCCGACCGCATGGCTTCGCGCATACTGGGCATGGGAGATATGCTCAGTCTGATAGAAAGAGCGGAGGAATCCTTCGATGAGGAGCAGGCTAAAGAACTCGAGGAGAAACTGCGCGAGGATGAATTCACCCTGGAAGATTTTCTCGATCAGATGGACCAGGTGAGAAACATGGGGCCCATCGACGAGATTATGGGTATGATACCCGGCATGGGAGCTGCCAATAAGCTCAAAGATATTCAGGTAGAAGAGGAGCAGCTCGATAAAATTCAGGCCATTATTCAGTCCATGACCGAGGAAGAAAGAAGAGATCCTGATATCATTGACGGCAGCCGCCGGCGGCGGATTGCCAGCGGCAGCGGCACCGAAATTCAGGATGTAAACCGCCTGCTCAAACAGTTCCGTCAGACCAGAAAGATGATGAAGCAGCTCAATAAGAAAAAAGATAAGCTCTCGGGCGGCGGTCTGCCTGGAGGCTTAAATCTACCATTTTAG
- a CDS encoding thioesterase family protein: MEFELEAGSKNKITRKVAEEMTADNFGSGGVEVLATPVMVGFMENAALGAVDSHLPEGYATVGYHLDIKHLSPTPVGMEVEVAAELVEVDDRQLTFEVKAKDESDIIGEGRHIRMVIEKEKFMEQAGQKT; encoded by the coding sequence ATGGAATTTGAACTCGAAGCTGGCAGCAAAAACAAAATCACCCGGAAAGTGGCTGAAGAGATGACGGCCGATAATTTCGGCAGCGGCGGAGTTGAAGTGCTGGCCACTCCGGTCATGGTGGGCTTTATGGAAAACGCCGCTTTAGGCGCGGTCGATTCTCATCTGCCCGAAGGTTATGCCACAGTCGGCTATCACCTCGATATAAAACATCTGTCTCCGACTCCGGTGGGCATGGAGGTTGAAGTTGCCGCCGAACTTGTCGAGGTCGATGATCGTCAGCTAACCTTTGAGGTCAAAGCCAAAGATGAAAGCGATATCATCGGCGAGGGCCGACATATTCGCATGGTTATAGAGAAAGAGAAGTTTATGGAGCAGGCCGGACAAAAAACTTAA